In the genome of Flexistipes sinusarabici DSM 4947, one region contains:
- a CDS encoding radical SAM protein, whose translation MFANSMFKKAFIGKIADCLNGEKEGLEKFLQFYRKSDIQLDPADQNFIESLESSINNDTAFARMFLRVGKETSRSYRKKLITNLIYNHFITGKAKRRELNNNLGDEEDIVPGFIVVSPTMRCNLNCAGCYSGLYSKGNELTEEELDNLFAEVRDMGIHFIVISGGEPYILKDTLLKLFKKYDDMFFLTYTNGTLIDDKTASELGRLGNVAPAISVEGWKEETEHRRGKGMWNNILDTMGRLRKNGVLFGISVTATRNNMEEVTSEDFIEFFMDRGAIFGWYFMFMPVGKDPVLELVMTPEQRLRCGERVNHLREKYPMFLADFWNDGQAVGGCLAAGRRYLHILHNGNVEPCVFAHFGVDNIREKPLLEIVNSPFFKDIRREFPYNEKGNLKRPCMIIDNPKVLRNAVRKHNAVSGHSSPDSLVDDPYIAQWMDEYAERFAELTDPVWEEMINDPNNRWYREGREYQELFGYSRELESSGHR comes from the coding sequence ATGTTTGCTAATTCAATGTTCAAAAAAGCTTTTATAGGTAAAATTGCGGACTGTCTTAACGGTGAAAAGGAAGGTTTGGAGAAGTTTTTGCAGTTTTACAGAAAAAGCGACATTCAGCTTGATCCGGCGGATCAGAATTTTATCGAATCTCTGGAATCATCCATTAATAACGACACAGCGTTTGCCAGAATGTTTTTGCGGGTGGGCAAAGAAACGTCGCGTTCTTATCGTAAGAAGCTGATTACTAATCTTATCTATAACCACTTTATTACAGGTAAAGCCAAAAGGAGAGAACTTAATAACAACTTAGGTGATGAGGAAGATATTGTGCCTGGCTTCATCGTGGTCAGCCCCACAATGAGGTGTAATCTGAATTGCGCCGGCTGCTATTCGGGCCTTTATTCAAAGGGTAATGAATTAACGGAAGAGGAGCTTGATAATCTTTTTGCAGAAGTTAGAGATATGGGAATACATTTTATTGTTATTTCAGGCGGCGAACCTTATATCCTGAAAGATACATTACTCAAGTTATTCAAAAAATATGATGATATGTTTTTTCTGACCTATACCAACGGAACGCTTATTGATGATAAAACGGCTTCAGAATTAGGCAGGCTCGGCAATGTTGCTCCTGCAATAAGTGTCGAAGGCTGGAAAGAGGAAACCGAACACAGACGCGGAAAGGGAATGTGGAATAATATTTTGGACACCATGGGCAGATTGCGCAAAAACGGAGTGCTTTTCGGAATCAGTGTTACCGCCACCCGGAATAATATGGAAGAGGTCACCAGCGAGGATTTTATCGAATTTTTTATGGACAGAGGCGCCATTTTCGGCTGGTACTTTATGTTTATGCCTGTGGGCAAGGATCCTGTTCTGGAGTTGGTTATGACGCCGGAGCAGCGCTTACGGTGTGGTGAGCGGGTAAACCATCTAAGGGAAAAATACCCCATGTTTCTGGCAGACTTCTGGAATGACGGACAGGCCGTGGGAGGATGCCTTGCTGCAGGCAGACGGTATCTTCACATTCTTCATAACGGCAATGTGGAGCCTTGTGTTTTTGCTCATTTCGGTGTTGACAACATTCGTGAAAAACCACTGCTTGAAATTGTCAATTCTCCATTTTTTAAAGATATACGCAGAGAGTTTCCCTATAATGAAAAGGGCAATCTAAAACGGCCATGCATGATTATTGACAACCCTAAGGTATTGCGAAATGCTGTGCGTAAGCACAATGCTGTTTCAGGTCATTCTTCCCCGGACAGTCTTGTTGATGATCCTTATATAGCGCAGTGGATGGATGAATATGCAGAGCGGTTTGCCGAGTTGACGGATCCCGTTTGGGAGGAAATGATTAATGATCCGAATAACCGGTGGTATAGAGAAGGAAGGGAATATCAGGAACTGTTCGGCTACTCCCGCGAGCTGGAGAGCAGCGGACACAGATAA
- the nadE gene encoding NAD(+) synthase: protein MKDEIIDFIKTCVEKYEYEGAVIGISGGLDSAVTAKLAADALGKTRVLGLLMPERDSARETLNDAEEVCDFIGIERIVKPVTKGLKAIGVYGLEHSTRFVPRKIQELYVKKRIESTEGDVYLKDLRNEGDEDFRKGLAYYRAKHRMRMVCLYLEAEKRNYAVLGATNRTEYETGFFVKWGDDSSDIEPILHLYKKQVYELAEQIGIPEKIRNKPPSPDLIPGVTDEQMLKMSYEELDSILSAIDRGENLSNFDTVKVDRVKKLKNNTAKRKVKNLSLLNR from the coding sequence ATGAAAGATGAAATTATTGATTTTATAAAAACGTGTGTTGAAAAATATGAATACGAAGGAGCTGTAATCGGCATCAGCGGCGGACTCGATTCAGCAGTAACCGCAAAGCTCGCTGCTGATGCTCTTGGTAAAACCAGAGTTCTTGGTTTGCTTATGCCTGAAAGGGATTCTGCCAGAGAAACTCTGAATGATGCTGAAGAAGTTTGTGATTTTATTGGAATTGAACGCATTGTAAAGCCTGTTACAAAAGGATTGAAGGCAATAGGCGTCTACGGCCTGGAGCATTCAACACGTTTTGTCCCTCGGAAAATTCAGGAGCTGTATGTGAAAAAACGTATAGAGTCCACAGAGGGCGATGTTTATCTGAAAGATTTAAGAAATGAGGGTGATGAAGATTTTAGGAAAGGACTGGCATATTATCGTGCAAAACACCGGATGCGTATGGTGTGTCTCTACCTGGAAGCTGAGAAGCGTAATTATGCTGTATTGGGGGCCACTAATCGTACAGAATATGAAACGGGATTTTTCGTTAAATGGGGGGATGATTCTTCAGATATAGAGCCGATCCTTCACCTTTATAAAAAGCAGGTATATGAGCTGGCGGAACAGATCGGTATTCCGGAGAAAATTCGCAATAAACCGCCTTCCCCCGATCTCATTCCCGGAGTTACGGACGAACAAATGCTCAAAATGAGCTATGAAGAGCTGGATTCCATTCTTTCAGCGATAGACAGGGGAGAGAATCTCAGTAATTTTGATACTGTAAAGGTTGACCGGGTGAAAAAACTAAAGAATAATACTGCAAAGAGAAAGGTTAAAAATCTCTCACTTTTAAACCGGTGA
- a CDS encoding HAD family hydrolase, which yields MAEKLLIFDMDGTLVDTRYDITTSINHVRSLKNMPPLTQSKVLEIINHKREELAKKLYDTDSYLPADRAVFEEHYRDQCTKNVVPFGGVVETLTVLKKTGAKMSVATNAPTEFGERILKAAGIEYFFDFIIGACKVNNPKPDSEMIHLIGKLYNGGDLNRELTFIIGDNYTDITAGKNAGIKSVFANWGYGKFHEEAKPHYQAGNFSEILKIVA from the coding sequence ATGGCTGAAAAACTGTTAATCTTTGATATGGACGGAACACTTGTTGATACCAGATACGATATAACAACTTCCATAAATCATGTAAGAAGTCTGAAAAATATGCCTCCTCTTACACAAAGTAAAGTGCTTGAGATTATAAATCATAAAAGGGAAGAACTCGCTAAAAAGCTGTATGATACTGATTCCTATCTGCCAGCAGACAGAGCAGTTTTTGAAGAACATTACCGGGATCAGTGCACTAAAAATGTTGTTCCGTTTGGTGGTGTGGTTGAAACCTTGACAGTTCTAAAAAAAACAGGCGCAAAAATGTCAGTGGCTACCAATGCCCCCACAGAGTTCGGCGAAAGGATTCTTAAAGCAGCTGGGATAGAATATTTTTTCGATTTCATTATAGGCGCATGCAAAGTAAATAACCCCAAACCTGATTCTGAGATGATTCACCTTATTGGAAAGCTTTATAACGGCGGGGATTTGAATAGGGAGTTGACGTTTATAATCGGTGATAATTATACAGACATTACCGCCGGCAAAAATGCAGGTATAAAGTCAGTCTTTGCTAACTGGGGTTACGGGAAATTTCACGAAGAGGCCAAACCTCATTATCAAGCAGGTAATTTCAGTGAAATTCTGAAAATTGTTGCCTAA
- a CDS encoding ACT domain-containing protein: protein MCKGFVFKKITLNVHSGLDAVGLTAIVSGKLYKENIPANMTAGFYHDHIFVPAQRAEEAMEALSKIKSEDL, encoded by the coding sequence TTGTGCAAAGGTTTCGTTTTTAAAAAGATTACTCTCAATGTGCATTCCGGTCTTGATGCCGTCGGCTTGACTGCAATAGTATCGGGGAAGCTTTATAAGGAGAATATCCCGGCCAATATGACGGCGGGATTCTACCACGACCATATTTTTGTTCCTGCGCAGAGAGCAGAGGAAGCCATGGAGGCGCTTAGTAAAATTAAATCCGAAGATCTTTGA
- a CDS encoding DsrE family protein, whose amino-acid sequence MKRIIVSFIIVLLAAFSVQAQESGNTPSSLKGVDTAEIVFDVNVGNPKLLSLRLKLIEKTLSDISSHAKYRAVVAFRGAASDFMTKNDNHIEKDEKQIKKDIYLRLKTLKNDYNVTLEQCAVAIGLRGISPDEIYDIINVVKNGYVSIIGYQNQGYAFLPMD is encoded by the coding sequence ATGAAAAGAATTATCGTTTCATTTATAATAGTCTTATTAGCAGCTTTCAGTGTCCAGGCGCAGGAATCAGGAAATACCCCCTCCTCTCTGAAAGGGGTGGATACAGCCGAAATTGTTTTTGATGTAAATGTGGGAAATCCAAAACTTCTCTCTCTTAGATTAAAACTTATTGAAAAAACACTTTCCGACATTTCATCTCATGCCAAATACAGAGCTGTGGTTGCTTTCCGAGGTGCAGCTTCGGATTTTATGACAAAAAATGACAATCATATCGAAAAAGATGAAAAACAAATAAAGAAAGATATTTACCTTAGGCTGAAAACACTAAAAAATGACTATAACGTTACATTAGAACAGTGTGCCGTAGCTATAGGACTTCGCGGTATTTCGCCGGATGAAATTTATGATATTATCAATGTGGTGAAAAACGGTTATGTGTCTATAATCGGCTATCAAAATCAGGGATATGCTTTTTTGCCGATGGACTGA
- a CDS encoding aspartate/glutamate racemase family protein gives MKTIGLLGGMSWESTLSYYKAINEGVKKELGGFHSAKIVLYSVDFAEIEEFQNTGQWDKAGNLLAEAAKGVQCAGADFLLLCTNTMHNVVSQIEENIDIPVLHIADATAEELLRNDVKKAGLLGTKFTMEHDFYKNRIREKFGIEVIIPGEDERNAVNDIIYDELCQGIKNYTSEEKILEIIKSLREDGADAVILGCTEISMIIGQEDTDIPLYDTTLIHADAAVKKALKVP, from the coding sequence ATGAAAACTATCGGTTTGCTCGGCGGTATGAGCTGGGAATCCACATTGAGTTATTACAAAGCTATAAATGAGGGTGTCAAAAAAGAATTGGGCGGATTTCATTCTGCAAAAATTGTGCTGTACAGTGTTGATTTTGCTGAGATCGAGGAATTTCAAAATACCGGGCAGTGGGATAAAGCCGGTAATTTATTAGCCGAGGCTGCAAAGGGTGTTCAGTGTGCCGGAGCCGACTTTCTGCTTTTATGTACAAATACGATGCACAATGTTGTTTCTCAAATTGAAGAAAATATTGATATCCCCGTTTTGCATATTGCCGATGCAACGGCAGAGGAATTGCTCAGAAATGATGTCAAAAAAGCCGGTCTGCTGGGCACAAAATTTACAATGGAGCATGATTTTTATAAAAACAGAATCAGGGAAAAGTTTGGTATAGAGGTAATAATTCCCGGTGAAGATGAAAGGAATGCTGTAAATGATATAATATACGATGAGCTCTGCCAGGGGATAAAGAACTATACCTCCGAGGAGAAAATTCTGGAAATTATCAAAAGTCTGAGAGAAGACGGTGCAGATGCTGTAATCCTGGGATGTACCGAGATTTCGATGATTATCGGACAGGAGGATACTGATATCCCTCTGTATGACACCACCCTTATCCATGCCGATGCAGCTGTGAAAAAAGCTCTTAAAGTACCGTGA
- the ald gene encoding alanine dehydrogenase, producing the protein MKVGCVKEIKSHEYRVGLTPSCAEAYIRHGHNVFIENSAGINAGYTDEEYKAAGALLIDDKRKIFNECEMIVKVKEPLRQECELFHSGQILFTFLHLASNEVLTQELLRAGIKGVAYETIETENGQLPLLKPMSEISGRLSIQEGAKFLEKPFGGRGVLLGGVPGVEKGKVAVLGAGVVGTNAVKMAYGLGAKVTVLDININRLEYLDDIFDGRIETLYSSRANIEKILAESDLLIGAVLIHGAKAPHLIKRDDLKNMKNGAVVVDVAVDQGGCVETSKPTAHDNPVFVIDDVVHYCVANMPGAVARTATQALTGVTLKYGLEIADKGLEKAARENNEIAAGINLYESKLTYRAVADDLGLEYTDLRKII; encoded by the coding sequence ATGAAAGTCGGATGTGTGAAAGAAATTAAATCTCATGAGTATCGGGTGGGGCTTACACCTTCCTGCGCAGAAGCTTATATCAGACACGGGCATAACGTTTTTATTGAAAATAGCGCCGGAATAAATGCCGGTTATACCGATGAAGAATATAAAGCTGCAGGAGCACTACTTATCGATGATAAAAGAAAAATTTTTAATGAATGTGAAATGATTGTCAAGGTGAAGGAGCCTTTGAGGCAGGAGTGCGAACTTTTCCACAGCGGTCAGATTCTGTTCACGTTTCTCCATCTTGCTTCAAACGAGGTGCTTACTCAGGAGTTGCTCAGAGCTGGGATTAAGGGTGTTGCCTATGAAACAATTGAAACGGAAAACGGACAGCTTCCCCTGCTAAAACCCATGAGCGAGATTTCAGGCAGGCTTAGTATACAGGAAGGAGCAAAATTCCTGGAAAAGCCTTTCGGCGGCAGAGGTGTGCTTTTGGGAGGAGTACCGGGAGTTGAAAAAGGAAAAGTCGCTGTTTTGGGCGCCGGAGTTGTCGGTACCAATGCAGTGAAAATGGCATACGGGCTTGGGGCAAAGGTGACTGTACTGGATATTAATATTAACAGACTTGAATATCTTGACGATATCTTCGACGGGCGTATCGAAACACTGTACAGCAGCAGAGCCAATATAGAGAAGATTCTTGCCGAAAGTGACCTTTTGATCGGTGCTGTTTTGATACACGGTGCAAAAGCACCCCATTTAATTAAAAGGGATGATCTTAAAAATATGAAAAATGGAGCCGTTGTTGTGGATGTGGCGGTGGATCAGGGCGGATGTGTTGAAACATCAAAACCCACTGCACACGATAATCCGGTTTTTGTGATTGATGATGTTGTTCATTATTGTGTTGCAAATATGCCGGGAGCGGTCGCCCGGACAGCAACACAGGCACTTACAGGTGTTACCCTGAAATACGGTCTTGAGATAGCGGATAAAGGGTTGGAAAAAGCAGCCAGGGAAAATAATGAAATTGCTGCCGGTATAAATCTCTATGAAAGCAAACTTACTTACAGAGCGGTGGCCGATGATCTGGGGCTTGAGTATACAGATTTGAGAAAAATTATTTGA
- a CDS encoding patatin-like phospholipase family protein gives MKKILSIDGGGIRGIIPSMILSDIEKKVGKPVGECFDLIAGTSTGGILALGLSKSNADGKPMYSAGKLAEIYSKRGREIFSRSFWKGVSSVGGLTDELYPADGLERLLDEYFGSDVLGDCLVNTIVTSYDIQNRAPVFLKSWRKKHSNVLMKDAARATSAAPTYFEPALVNIEGEDKALIDGGVFINSPSVSAFAEAIRIFPKETDFFVLSLGTGKQTRPITYKEAKNWGKAEWMLPVMSCMFDGVSDAADYQMKKLLGKSYIRLQTDLTIASDDMDNASNGNVENLKQEAEKLIFKHKKDLNRLYETLQK, from the coding sequence ATGAAAAAAATTCTCAGTATTGACGGAGGGGGAATCAGAGGAATTATACCGTCTATGATACTTTCTGATATCGAGAAAAAAGTTGGCAAGCCCGTGGGTGAATGTTTCGATCTGATTGCCGGCACTTCCACAGGGGGCATTCTTGCACTCGGGCTTTCCAAAAGCAATGCCGATGGCAAGCCGATGTACTCAGCGGGAAAACTTGCCGAAATTTACAGCAAAAGAGGAAGAGAAATCTTCAGCCGGTCATTTTGGAAAGGTGTTTCTTCGGTGGGCGGTCTGACCGATGAGCTGTATCCTGCTGATGGGCTTGAAAGACTCCTTGATGAGTATTTCGGCAGCGATGTTCTTGGTGATTGTTTAGTAAATACTATTGTTACGTCATATGATATTCAAAACCGGGCACCTGTATTTCTAAAGAGTTGGCGGAAAAAACACAGTAACGTTCTTATGAAGGATGCGGCGAGAGCCACTTCGGCAGCTCCGACCTATTTTGAACCTGCCCTTGTTAATATTGAGGGTGAGGATAAGGCTCTGATTGACGGCGGTGTTTTTATTAATTCTCCCTCCGTTTCAGCCTTTGCAGAGGCTATAAGAATATTTCCCAAAGAAACCGATTTTTTTGTTCTCTCTTTGGGTACGGGCAAGCAGACACGTCCTATTACGTATAAAGAGGCAAAAAACTGGGGGAAAGCCGAATGGATGCTGCCGGTTATGAGTTGTATGTTTGACGGCGTGTCCGATGCTGCTGATTATCAGATGAAAAAACTTCTTGGTAAAAGTTATATCAGGCTGCAAACGGACTTGACAATAGCCTCGGATGATATGGACAATGCTTCAAACGGTAATGTGGAAAATCTTAAACAGGAGGCGGAGAAACTTATTTTCAAGCATAAAAAAGACCTGAATCGTTTGTACGAAACACTGCAAAAATAA
- a CDS encoding alanine/glycine:cation symporter family protein, with amino-acid sequence METFNEIVNAVGSFAWGPVMIALLFATGLLLSIGTKIVQYRKIGYAFKLLFSRKVEGDGDISPFAALMTSLSATIGTGNIAGVATAIAIGGPGAVFWMWVTAVLGGATKFSEAVLAVRYRVTDELGEKSGGPMYYASRGMEEKYGGNWKWLGSAFALFAFVASFGIGNMVQSNSVADAVNQSLGVPHWVSGIVVAVATALVVIGGIKSIAKVAEAIVPVMALIYVAGSLWIIFANIEFLPRAFGWIFSNAFNGNAVGGGFLGTVVRMGVARGVFSNEAGLGSAPIAHAASKNNDPVRQGIIASLGSFIDTIVVCTMTALVIMISPVMKIGADGLMEINNGLNGAALTTAAYNQALPGGFGQFIVSFGLVFFAYSTILTWYFYGYKSLEYLTNARVASYYKWVWVVLIFVGATVPLSFVWSISDAFNGLMAIPNLIALIALSSVVFGMLKDYEGRLDKRGE; translated from the coding sequence ATGGAGACTTTTAATGAAATTGTGAATGCTGTCGGTTCTTTTGCCTGGGGGCCGGTGATGATCGCCCTTTTGTTTGCCACCGGTCTGTTACTTTCCATCGGTACCAAGATTGTTCAGTATCGGAAAATCGGATATGCATTCAAACTGCTTTTCTCCCGGAAGGTTGAAGGTGATGGGGATATCAGCCCTTTTGCAGCGCTGATGACGTCACTTTCCGCTACAATTGGTACGGGAAATATTGCCGGAGTGGCCACAGCTATTGCTATAGGAGGACCCGGTGCGGTTTTTTGGATGTGGGTCACAGCTGTGCTGGGCGGAGCAACAAAATTTTCCGAAGCGGTTCTGGCTGTCAGATACAGAGTCACTGATGAGCTTGGTGAAAAATCCGGCGGTCCGATGTATTATGCCAGCAGAGGGATGGAGGAAAAATACGGTGGTAACTGGAAATGGCTGGGATCTGCTTTTGCGTTATTTGCATTTGTGGCATCATTCGGTATAGGCAATATGGTGCAGTCCAACTCCGTGGCTGATGCAGTAAACCAATCCCTCGGCGTCCCTCACTGGGTCAGCGGAATAGTAGTAGCTGTTGCTACTGCGCTGGTTGTTATCGGCGGTATCAAAAGTATTGCAAAAGTTGCAGAAGCCATAGTTCCGGTAATGGCACTGATTTATGTTGCCGGATCACTGTGGATTATATTTGCCAATATAGAGTTTCTTCCCCGGGCTTTCGGTTGGATATTCAGCAATGCGTTCAACGGGAATGCTGTAGGAGGGGGATTTTTGGGTACCGTTGTGAGAATGGGTGTTGCCCGCGGTGTTTTTTCCAATGAGGCCGGATTGGGAAGTGCTCCCATTGCACATGCAGCCTCAAAAAATAACGACCCTGTAAGGCAGGGAATAATAGCATCTCTCGGCTCTTTCATTGATACGATTGTTGTATGTACAATGACCGCACTTGTTATTATGATTTCTCCCGTTATGAAAATCGGAGCAGATGGATTGATGGAGATAAATAACGGTCTGAATGGTGCAGCACTTACCACGGCTGCTTATAACCAGGCTTTGCCCGGGGGATTCGGGCAGTTTATTGTTAGCTTTGGTCTTGTTTTTTTTGCCTATTCCACCATTCTTACGTGGTATTTCTATGGATACAAGTCACTGGAATACCTTACAAACGCCAGAGTGGCGTCCTATTATAAGTGGGTTTGGGTTGTGCTGATTTTTGTGGGAGCCACAGTTCCTTTGAGTTTTGTGTGGAGTATTTCCGATGCATTCAACGGATTGATGGCTATCCCAAATCTTATAGCACTTATTGCACTGAGTTCGGTAGTTTTTGGTATGCTGAAGGACTATGAGGGCAGGCTCGATAAGCGGGGAGAGTAA
- the ybaK gene encoding Cys-tRNA(Pro) deacylase → MAKQKLPKTPAIRYLEQSGIAFEPRFYKYEERGGTRVSARELGVSEHVVIKTLVMEDDNNKPFIVLMHGDKEVSLKNMARILKVKSVQPCSPDTVTKHTGYLTGGTSPFGTKKRLNVFMEETILNLDEIFINGGKRGILVKADPSDVKRILNAETVRVGING, encoded by the coding sequence ATGGCAAAACAAAAACTCCCCAAAACACCTGCGATCAGATATTTGGAACAATCCGGTATTGCTTTTGAACCGAGATTTTACAAGTATGAGGAGAGAGGCGGGACAAGGGTTTCGGCCAGAGAATTGGGTGTGAGTGAACATGTCGTAATAAAAACGCTGGTTATGGAAGATGACAATAACAAACCCTTTATTGTATTAATGCATGGAGATAAAGAGGTTTCCCTGAAAAATATGGCGAGGATTCTAAAGGTAAAATCTGTTCAACCCTGCTCTCCTGATACGGTAACCAAACACACCGGATATTTAACAGGCGGGACTTCACCTTTCGGGACAAAAAAGAGATTGAATGTTTTTATGGAAGAAACCATATTAAATCTCGATGAAATATTTATCAACGGCGGCAAAAGAGGAATTTTGGTTAAGGCAGATCCCTCGGATGTTAAAAGAATCTTAAATGCTGAAACGGTGAGAGTGGGTATAAATGGCTGA
- the ltrA gene encoding group II intron reverse transcriptase/maturase, giving the protein MAKTQDLRIRKFQQKLYVKSKQELDFRFYSLYDKLCSYELLEEAYRQCKINKGKPGVDGETFSFIEESGLSDWLTAILELLKNRKYKPRPVKRVMIPKPGGGERPLGIPTIRDRVVQTACKILVEPILEARFDDGLYGYRPQRSSQDAVKRVKELVKMGYKQVYDCDLSNYFDNIPHDRLMEKLERHIVDKSMLKILRRILQAPVQELNERGRPYIKKPKNGTPQGGVISPLFANLYLNDFIRLINEKTPCEAIGYADDFVILYRKDYTNKQLDWIRGKLEQEGLELNETKTSVVNMSRLKAEFDFLGFNLKMVRSHYTIGGSYIRTQPSRKSQQRYRDKVRKIVKSRTYLTFAEMIKAINRLNIGWYNYFDGLLNTSKVYYKLDWFIVRRFYRWSQRLSQRKSRFLTPSTSRILIKEGLIFLAFARSGTVKGFM; this is encoded by the coding sequence ATGGCTAAGACACAGGATTTAAGAATTCGAAAATTTCAACAGAAGCTATACGTAAAATCAAAGCAGGAGTTGGACTTCAGGTTTTACAGTCTCTATGACAAACTGTGTAGTTATGAATTGCTTGAAGAAGCTTACCGTCAATGTAAAATTAACAAAGGTAAGCCGGGAGTGGACGGAGAGACATTTTCATTTATTGAAGAATCAGGATTATCGGATTGGCTTACAGCTATACTTGAATTACTTAAGAATCGCAAATATAAGCCGAGACCAGTAAAACGAGTAATGATACCAAAACCCGGCGGTGGAGAAAGGCCATTGGGTATTCCCACAATAAGAGACCGGGTAGTGCAGACAGCTTGTAAGATACTGGTAGAGCCTATACTGGAAGCGAGATTTGATGACGGATTATACGGATACCGACCACAGAGGAGCAGTCAGGATGCAGTTAAAAGAGTTAAAGAACTGGTGAAAATGGGTTATAAGCAAGTATATGACTGTGATTTGTCGAATTATTTCGACAATATACCTCATGACAGATTAATGGAGAAGCTTGAGAGACATATAGTGGATAAATCGATGCTGAAGATACTGAGAAGGATACTGCAAGCACCGGTGCAGGAATTGAATGAGAGAGGCAGACCCTATATAAAGAAACCAAAGAATGGAACTCCACAGGGAGGTGTAATATCGCCGCTGTTTGCTAATCTATACCTGAATGATTTTATCAGATTAATAAATGAGAAGACCCCGTGTGAAGCAATAGGGTATGCAGACGATTTTGTAATACTTTACCGTAAAGATTATACCAACAAACAATTGGATTGGATAAGAGGAAAATTAGAACAGGAAGGACTAGAACTTAATGAAACCAAGACGTCAGTTGTTAATATGAGCAGATTAAAAGCTGAATTTGACTTTCTTGGATTTAACCTGAAGATGGTTAGAAGTCATTATACGATAGGAGGCAGTTACATACGAACCCAACCGAGCCGTAAAAGTCAGCAGAGATATCGAGATAAGGTACGAAAGATAGTAAAGTCACGTACATATCTGACATTTGCTGAAATGATAAAAGCAATAAATAGACTAAACATAGGTTGGTATAATTATTTTGATGGTTTATTGAATACGAGTAAAGTTTATTACAAATTGGATTGGTTTATAGTCAGGAGATTTTACAGATGGTCGCAGCGGCTAAGTCAGCGTAAGAGTAGGTTCTTGACACCGAGTACTTCGAGGATATTGATAAAGGAAGGATTGATATTCCTTGCGTTTGCGCGATCTGGTACTGTGAAGGGTTTTATGTGA